A single Candidatus Brocadiia bacterium DNA region contains:
- a CDS encoding DMT family protein, with the protein MFYPIVLLTIANIFMTFAWYGHLKYKSAPLILVIIISWLIAFIEYCFQVPANRIGSATMSTAQLKTIQEVITLIVFCVFSVFYLNEPLKWNYIVGFMLMIAAVFFIFKFKAC; encoded by the coding sequence ATGTTCTACCCGATAGTACTTTTGACCATTGCCAACATATTCATGACTTTTGCCTGGTACGGTCATCTCAAATACAAAAGCGCCCCATTGATACTGGTAATCATCATCAGTTGGCTGATAGCTTTTATCGAGTATTGCTTTCAGGTGCCGGCCAACCGAATCGGTTCGGCCACTATGTCAACCGCCCAGCTGAAAACGATACAGGAAGTGATTACGCTAATAGTATTCTGCGTGTTTTCAGTATTCTATCTTAACGAACCCCTGAAGTGGAATTATATCGTGGGCTTTATGTTGATGATTGCGGCGGTATTCTTTATCTTCAAGTTCAAAGCTTGCTGA
- the serS gene encoding serine--tRNA ligase, with amino-acid sequence MLDIEFIRKNPDIVKAAAKNKDSKVAIDTVLELDAKRRERITRLDTLRSERNKASEEVAKLKKSGQPADNIISQMKSVGNDIKQLETELASLETELESLLAWIPNVPATDVPIGFGPESNLEVRHWGKRKEFAFTPKPHWEIGEKLGILAQDRATKMSGSGFILFMGMGARLERALINFMIDLHTGKHGYQEVSPPFLVNRQSMYATGQLPKLEQDMYATKDDDLFLIPTAEVPLTNIWRNNIIEADKLPLYYVAYTPCFRREAGSYGKETRGITRVHQFDKVEMVKYVHPETSFDELEKLVVNAEEVLQLLGLEYRVIKLSTGEMSFSAAKTYDIEAWAPGMGQYLEVSSCGNFTDFQARRANIKFRNKDGKLQFVHTLNGSGVALPRTVICLLETYQKPDGTFEIPEVLKPYMK; translated from the coding sequence ATGTTAGATATAGAATTCATCCGCAAGAATCCAGATATCGTCAAGGCCGCGGCCAAGAATAAGGACAGCAAGGTGGCCATTGACACTGTCCTGGAGCTTGACGCCAAACGCCGTGAGCGGATTACCCGGCTGGATACGCTCCGTTCCGAACGCAATAAGGCGTCGGAAGAGGTGGCCAAACTGAAGAAATCAGGCCAGCCAGCTGACAACATCATCAGCCAGATGAAGTCCGTGGGCAACGACATCAAACAGCTGGAAACCGAGCTGGCATCGCTGGAAACCGAGCTTGAGAGCCTGCTTGCCTGGATACCCAACGTCCCGGCCACGGACGTGCCGATCGGCTTCGGACCGGAGTCAAACCTTGAGGTGCGCCATTGGGGCAAGCGCAAGGAGTTCGCGTTCACCCCCAAGCCACACTGGGAAATCGGTGAAAAGCTGGGCATCCTGGCCCAGGATAGGGCCACCAAGATGAGCGGCTCCGGCTTCATACTGTTCATGGGCATGGGTGCACGGCTGGAGCGGGCCCTCATTAATTTTATGATAGATTTGCATACCGGCAAACACGGCTACCAGGAGGTATCGCCTCCGTTCCTGGTCAACCGCCAGTCGATGTACGCCACCGGCCAGTTGCCCAAACTGGAGCAGGATATGTATGCCACCAAGGACGATGACCTGTTTTTGATTCCCACGGCCGAGGTGCCGCTGACCAATATCTGGCGCAATAATATCATCGAGGCAGATAAACTGCCGTTGTATTACGTGGCATATACGCCCTGCTTCCGGCGCGAAGCCGGCTCTTACGGCAAGGAAACCCGCGGCATCACCCGGGTCCATCAGTTTGACAAGGTCGAGATGGTCAAATACGTCCATCCGGAAACATCGTTCGATGAACTGGAAAAACTGGTGGTTAATGCCGAGGAAGTCCTGCAACTGCTGGGTCTGGAATACCGTGTCATCAAGCTCAGCACCGGCGAGATGAGTTTCTCGGCCGCCAAGACGTATGACATCGAAGCCTGGGCTCCCGGAATGGGACAATACCTGGAGGTGTCATCCTGCGGCAACTTCACCGATTTCCAGGCGCGCCGGGCTAACATCAAGTTCCGGAATAAGGACGGAAAATTACAGTTTGTCCACACGCTCAACGGCTCCGGCGTGGCACTGCCCCGCACCGTCATCTGCCTGCTGGAAACCTATCAGAAACCTGACGGCACGTTTGAGATACCGGAAGTACTCAAACCGTATATGAAATAA
- the argF gene encoding ornithine carbamoyltransferase: MKLKTKHLLSINDLSGSEIMGIMKMSQSIKKAKKHPQPLKGMALGMIFQKPSTRTRVSFEVGMFQLGGHALYLSSNDIQLKRGETIPDTARTLSRYVDGIIARVFAHQDVVDLARYGSVPVINALSDYEHPCQTLADLLTIYEKRKTLKNLKITYVGDGNNVAHSLMLGAVKVGSHVAVATPKGYEPHREIVRLTIDEAKKTKVNVTVTNDPVEAAKDADVIYTDVWASMGQESEHEKRVQIFKPYQINRALLSHARKDVLVMHCLPAHRGEEITEDVLEGKHSVVWDEAENRLHTQKAVMWLLMK, translated from the coding sequence ATGAAGTTAAAAACCAAACACCTGTTGTCGATTAACGATCTTTCCGGTTCGGAGATTATGGGCATAATGAAGATGAGCCAGTCGATAAAGAAGGCCAAGAAGCATCCCCAACCGCTCAAAGGCATGGCCCTGGGTATGATATTCCAGAAGCCCTCGACCCGGACCCGGGTGTCATTCGAGGTGGGCATGTTCCAGCTGGGCGGCCACGCCTTGTATCTTTCATCCAACGACATCCAGCTCAAGCGCGGCGAGACCATCCCGGACACGGCCCGGACCCTGTCCCGCTACGTGGACGGAATCATTGCCCGGGTGTTCGCGCACCAGGACGTGGTCGACCTGGCCCGCTACGGCTCGGTGCCGGTCATTAACGCCCTGAGCGATTACGAGCATCCCTGCCAGACGCTGGCCGATTTACTGACCATATACGAAAAACGCAAGACGCTTAAAAACCTAAAAATAACCTACGTCGGCGACGGCAACAACGTGGCCCATTCGCTGATGCTTGGCGCGGTCAAGGTCGGTTCGCACGTGGCGGTGGCCACGCCCAAAGGCTACGAACCGCACCGGGAAATAGTCCGCCTGACCATCGATGAAGCGAAGAAGACCAAGGTTAATGTTACTGTCACCAACGACCCGGTCGAAGCCGCTAAAGACGCCGATGTCATTTACACCGATGTCTGGGCCAGCATGGGGCAGGAGTCCGAACACGAAAAACGCGTCCAGATATTCAAGCCCTATCAGATTAATCGCGCGTTATTGAGCCACGCCCGGAAAGACGTCCTGGTAATGCACTGCTTGCCGGCCCATCGCGGCGAGGAAATCACCGAAGACGTCCTGGAAGGCAAGCATTCCGTGGTTTGGGACGAGGCGGAAAACAGGCTTCATACCCAAAAGGCCGTGATGTGGCTGTTGATGAAGTAG
- a CDS encoding GspE/PulE family protein, translated as MGLFARKEADSPTPKQTAKSTATTPPAASTAATTSAQQMKDVSQTIRMADNLNDLLIQTSARVKEAINADRITIYVTDSIRNIISSRIMDGAEVKEIFVPISNESIAGYVAKNTKVVNIKDAYDLNELQQKYADLFFDRSWDQKTGYHTKQVIALPVMFKGKIQGVIQSINKKGPDAKEGFSDKDAQMLQDVAEALAPDLYKIKSFEDSMHEINYHKKLKKVTDKIHSAVHIEEVLPAITQELQALFEVDGISIYILDKTTNELTSKWRLQDNMEEIKIPMDNNSIAGFAAKNNKMVSVINAYNEAELVKISTELRFDKRWDEKYKKKTKGIIAMPLIFGGAVNGVLELISRKDGLPFSDKDIEIAREIATTLGIAMSRQVKVVGKRSKYDSLVSANLISPEKLEAVLKKARETNDSPESVLTHDYGISSQSIGRCYEQYFRTEFIGFNKEMPIPVDLIQNLTLETLKNEIWVPVEKKDDDVLIAMEDPKDIVKRDNIQIRFKSAHLKFCVSTKDDIINIIDLFYGVASSSVVGTEDVSDILGELKQEVDKEAKEAEGKEELKEDDSAIVRLVNQIIEQAFARKASDIHIEPYTDTDTIIRFRVDGSLQEIMKVPRHYKNALSSRIKIMCNLDISERRMPQDGKIKFKNYGKLDIELRVAVLPTVGGNEDIVMRILAAGKPLPLDKMGLSENNYKNFRAIMDKPYGLCLVVGPTGSGKTTTLHSALGSVNTPDMKIWTAEDPVEITQYQLRQVQTLPKIGLTFERAMKAFLRCDPDIIMVGEMRDLETTATGVEASLTGHLVLSTLHTNNAPETVTRLLDMGIDPFSFADALLGILAQRLVLTLCPDCKEEYHPTKKEFDVLRDEYGNTALFDSKFKYTNDLMFFRAKEGGCKKCTNRGYRGRMGIHELLVQTDATKAMIHKKPKASDLMELATKEGMVTLKQDGIEKVIKGFTTLHEVMAVCIK; from the coding sequence ATGGGTTTATTCGCGAGAAAAGAGGCAGACAGCCCGACTCCAAAACAGACCGCAAAATCAACAGCCACCACTCCACCGGCCGCCTCGACCGCCGCGACCACTTCGGCCCAGCAGATGAAGGACGTATCCCAGACCATACGCATGGCCGATAACCTGAACGACCTTTTAATCCAGACTTCAGCCCGGGTCAAGGAAGCCATCAACGCCGACCGGATAACGATTTACGTGACCGATTCCATCCGCAATATCATCAGTTCCCGGATAATGGACGGCGCCGAGGTCAAGGAGATTTTCGTCCCCATCAGCAATGAAAGCATCGCCGGCTATGTGGCCAAGAATACCAAGGTGGTCAATATCAAGGACGCCTATGACCTGAACGAACTTCAGCAGAAATACGCGGACCTGTTTTTCGACCGCTCCTGGGACCAGAAAACCGGCTACCACACCAAGCAGGTCATCGCCCTGCCGGTAATGTTCAAGGGCAAAATCCAGGGCGTTATCCAGTCCATCAACAAGAAAGGGCCGGACGCCAAGGAGGGGTTCTCGGACAAGGACGCCCAGATGCTCCAGGACGTAGCCGAGGCGCTGGCGCCGGACCTGTACAAGATAAAGTCCTTCGAAGACAGCATGCACGAAATCAACTACCACAAGAAACTCAAGAAGGTCACCGATAAAATCCATTCGGCGGTCCATATTGAGGAAGTTCTGCCGGCCATCACCCAGGAGTTGCAGGCGCTTTTCGAGGTGGACGGCATTTCCATATACATACTCGATAAAACGACCAACGAGTTGACGTCCAAATGGCGGCTCCAGGATAATATGGAGGAAATCAAGATTCCCATGGACAACAACAGCATCGCCGGTTTCGCCGCCAAGAACAACAAGATGGTTTCGGTCATCAACGCCTATAACGAGGCCGAGCTGGTAAAGATAAGCACGGAGTTAAGGTTCGACAAGCGCTGGGACGAGAAATACAAGAAAAAAACCAAAGGCATCATCGCCATGCCGTTGATATTCGGCGGAGCGGTTAACGGCGTGCTGGAATTGATCAGCCGGAAAGACGGGCTGCCTTTTTCGGACAAGGACATAGAAATCGCCCGTGAAATAGCCACGACGCTGGGCATCGCCATGAGCCGTCAGGTGAAAGTGGTCGGTAAGCGCAGCAAGTACGATTCGCTGGTCTCGGCCAACCTTATTTCCCCGGAGAAACTCGAGGCCGTCCTGAAAAAAGCCCGGGAGACCAACGATTCGCCCGAATCCGTTTTAACCCACGACTACGGCATATCCAGCCAGTCCATCGGCCGGTGCTATGAACAGTATTTCCGGACGGAGTTCATCGGCTTTAACAAGGAGATGCCCATCCCGGTGGATTTAATCCAGAACCTGACCCTGGAAACGCTCAAGAACGAAATCTGGGTGCCGGTGGAGAAGAAGGACGATGACGTCCTGATTGCCATGGAAGACCCCAAGGATATCGTCAAGCGCGACAACATCCAGATTCGGTTCAAATCGGCCCATTTAAAGTTCTGCGTCAGCACCAAAGACGACATCATAAACATCATCGACCTTTTCTACGGCGTTGCCAGCAGTTCAGTCGTCGGCACCGAGGATGTCAGCGATATCCTGGGCGAGCTGAAACAGGAGGTCGACAAGGAAGCCAAAGAAGCCGAAGGCAAGGAAGAGCTAAAGGAAGACGATTCGGCCATCGTCCGGCTGGTCAACCAGATAATAGAGCAGGCATTCGCCCGCAAGGCGTCGGATATCCACATCGAACCCTACACCGATACCGACACGATTATCAGGTTCCGGGTGGACGGTTCGCTCCAGGAAATAATGAAGGTGCCGCGCCATTACAAGAACGCCCTGTCGTCGCGCATAAAAATTATGTGCAACCTGGACATCTCCGAACGACGGATGCCCCAGGACGGCAAGATAAAATTCAAGAACTACGGCAAGCTGGACATCGAACTGCGTGTCGCCGTTCTGCCCACGGTGGGCGGCAACGAAGACATCGTCATGAGGATTTTAGCCGCCGGCAAGCCGCTGCCCCTGGATAAGATGGGCCTGAGCGAGAATAATTACAAGAACTTCAGGGCCATAATGGACAAACCGTACGGCCTGTGCCTGGTGGTCGGCCCAACCGGTTCGGGAAAGACAACCACCCTGCATTCGGCGCTGGGCTCGGTCAACACGCCGGATATGAAGATATGGACGGCCGAAGACCCGGTGGAAATAACCCAGTACCAGCTCCGGCAGGTGCAGACACTTCCCAAAATCGGGCTGACCTTCGAGCGAGCCATGAAGGCCTTCCTCAGGTGCGACCCGGACATTATCATGGTCGGTGAAATGCGCGACTTGGAAACCACTGCCACCGGCGTCGAGGCATCGCTCACCGGGCATCTGGTCTTAAGCACGCTCCATACCAACAACGCCCCGGAAACGGTTACCCGCCTGCTGGATATGGGCATCGACCCGTTCTCCTTCGCCGACGCGCTCCTGGGCATCCTGGCCCAGCGCCTGGTGTTGACCCTTTGCCCGGACTGCAAAGAAGAATACCATCCGACCAAAAAGGAATTCGACGTCTTAAGAGACGAATACGGGAATACCGCTTTATTCGACAGCAAGTTCAAATATACCAATGACCTGATGTTCTTCCGGGCCAAAGAAGGCGGCTGTAAAAAGTGCACCAACCGCGGCTATCGCGGCCGGATGGGCATCCACGAACTGCTGGTCCAGACCGACGCGACCAAGGCGATGATTCATAAAAAACCCAAGGCATCGGACCTTATGGAACTGGCTACCAAGGAAGGCATGGTCACTTTGAAACAGGACGGCATAGAAAAAGTCATCAAGGGCTTTACCACCCTGCACGAAGTCATGGCCGTGTGCATCAAGTAA
- a CDS encoding HD domain-containing phosphohydrolase — protein sequence MAQKQKILVIDNVPDARSLLVAFLGKLDYEVHQAEIGIEGVEMLARERFDLVFCDLVMPAMDGLSTLALIKKRNPHQPIVMMGASATHDKIIGALDKGAVDVLAKPFNLTQIRQVVTKVLNPRLRARPEYNSDTSHMLRESYVGILRIIIQLTEARNKYLKNHCSRVAEYSSLIAKAMFMPDDVVEVINCAGLMHDIGKISLSDAILMKDDKLTPQEWADVKMHPVLGSMMMEQLKLFRAEEPLIRHHHEWFDGHGYPSGLAGDKIPIGARIIAVADAYDAIASTRPYREALTPHIALNTIRQNSGSQFDPKVVDAFFEVVKQQEPAPG from the coding sequence ATGGCACAGAAACAGAAAATACTCGTCATAGACAATGTACCGGATGCCAGGAGCTTGCTGGTTGCCTTCCTGGGCAAGCTTGATTATGAGGTGCATCAGGCGGAAATCGGTATTGAGGGAGTCGAGATGCTGGCCCGGGAGCGTTTTGACCTGGTGTTCTGCGATTTAGTGATGCCGGCGATGGACGGGCTGAGCACGCTGGCCTTGATAAAGAAAAGGAATCCCCATCAGCCGATCGTGATGATGGGCGCTTCCGCCACGCACGATAAAATCATCGGGGCGCTGGACAAGGGCGCCGTTGATGTGCTGGCCAAGCCGTTCAACCTTACCCAGATCCGGCAGGTGGTGACCAAGGTGCTTAATCCCAGGCTCAGGGCCAGGCCGGAATACAATTCGGACACCTCGCATATGTTGCGGGAAAGTTACGTGGGCATATTGCGGATAATCATCCAGCTGACCGAGGCCAGGAATAAATATCTGAAAAACCATTGTTCGCGCGTGGCTGAGTATTCCAGCCTGATAGCCAAGGCGATGTTTATGCCCGATGACGTGGTCGAGGTGATAAACTGCGCCGGACTGATGCACGATATCGGCAAAATCAGCCTGAGCGACGCGATACTGATGAAAGACGACAAACTGACGCCCCAGGAATGGGCCGACGTCAAGATGCACCCGGTGCTGGGCAGCATGATGATGGAGCAGCTCAAGCTGTTCCGGGCCGAGGAGCCGCTGATACGGCATCACCACGAATGGTTTGACGGCCATGGTTATCCGAGCGGGCTGGCCGGAGACAAAATCCCCATCGGCGCCCGGATTATCGCCGTGGCCGACGCCTACGACGCCATAGCATCGACCCGGCCTTACCGCGAGGCCCTCACTCCGCATATAGCCCTGAACACCATCAGGCAGAATTCAGGCAGCCAGTTCGACCCCAAAGTCGTCGATGCATTTTTTGAAGTGGTGAAACAACAAGAACCGGCGCCCGGTTAG
- a CDS encoding phospholipase D-like domain-containing protein yields MSPRKLFFLGYIGIFLLVACFVVLYWHDIRQHQQLTIALENSSLTPHISVYFSPKGGAIEAVIKEIKSAGKSIKVQVRSLASEPVTDALIDAANRGVAVEIIFSSKIQDPGRYSGAKLFRGSNIPALVDSEYTLAHKKIMIIDELTVITGNLQFTTGTEELMIIKNDPDITQKYIANYTDHFHRAKEYKADSKHVLPGAAH; encoded by the coding sequence ATGTCTCCACGTAAATTGTTCTTTTTAGGATATATCGGGATCTTTCTTCTGGTCGCATGCTTTGTCGTTTTGTATTGGCACGACATCAGGCAGCACCAACAGCTCACCATCGCGCTGGAAAACTCTTCATTAACGCCCCATATCAGCGTTTATTTTTCGCCTAAGGGCGGCGCCATCGAAGCCGTAATAAAAGAGATAAAATCGGCCGGGAAATCAATAAAGGTCCAGGTGCGTTCGCTGGCTTCCGAGCCGGTTACCGACGCCCTGATAGATGCCGCCAACAGGGGCGTAGCCGTTGAGATTATCTTCAGCAGCAAAATCCAGGATCCCGGGCGCTATTCCGGCGCCAAACTGTTCCGCGGCAGTAATATTCCGGCGCTGGTTGATTCCGAATACACCCTCGCCCATAAAAAAATAATGATTATAGACGAACTGACCGTGATAACGGGAAATTTACAATTCACCACCGGTACCGAAGAACTGATGATAATAAAAAACGACCCAGATATAACCCAAAAATATATCGCCAACTACACCGACCATTTCCATCGTGCCAAGGAATATAAAGCGGACAGTAAACACGTCCTGCCGGGTGCCGCGCACTAA